ATCGAAATCATAGGCATTTTGAGGCCTAAAGCAAAAATGTTAAAATTACTTTCTTTTAGTAAAAATCTTAAAGAgacttaatatattatataaattatcaatttttatattaatctctACCTTTTTGAGCTGCCAAATCgtttatttgaattttataaTCAACCAATTTTAATATTTCTCTTTTGATAGTTAAGATTGTTAACACATTCAATCTATCTTGGAACATTGTGATTTAAacagttttaattttgaaaaacttcttTCGGCGGTAACAATCGTTACATAAATTGTCAATACAATTCTTAATGTAATATATACATTTGGAAAGGAATATAAAGCGAACTTGAAACACAAAGAAACAATGAGAGAATTTCCAAAATTTTGATATCAAACATCTGCTTTGATAATTCACATTTAGGTATAAATAAGGAATATTTTAAGAGATAAAACAATGAATGAAGAGCAAACTTGGACAATATTATAGATATATAAgtcataaaaaattaacaattatgagtaaacacaattaattttttaattttgagaaTGTAAAAATAAcagatattttatttattagtatttttttgaaaaatgtaaatttactAGAATAAAACACTACGATTAATAACTTAGCACTTCCCACGTTGCAATTAAGATGACTTGATTTTTCATTATTCTATTACTTCTCTCAAGTCTTAGTAATATATACTATATAGGTACTAGTCTTTTTCGGAGGCCTAAGGCAATTGTCTATATGGCCTTACACATTGCACGACCCTCATGGAAACTAGGGATGAGTTTCGGTTAGGTCGCTTTTGGGTTAAAATGTATCATCTAATTGTAATTGAAGGGATAACATCttcagttgtttttttttttttgaaagctaaAAGTATATTGGCAAAAGGCTTGAGAGCAAAACTCTCATGCAGAGATTACAAATCAAACGAGCTCGGCATCAAcaaaaagaaaaccaaaaacaCCTTTAAGCACCTCCAAGGACCACCGAGCCCGGCCAAAACCCAAAGGCAAAACACCCAAAACATCTTCAGTTGTTTTCTTATGTAACAATTAGAATGTTTTGGGCGACTCGATTTTCGGGTAAGACGATTGGACAGTTGCTTCAGGCGGGCTCAGTCATATCCATCGCTTGATTGCTCATATTATCGCCGAAACTACAAGAACGAGATCAACCACCGTGTGCGTCAAGATCTACGTCGTGGTGTCATTAGTTACCACTACGTTTGTCCATACCAGCACAAATCCATTGCTTGTATGTTCAAATCCATCACACGCTCAACCAAAGCTATGAGAGGTGAAGACGAGAATGGGGGTACAGGCCGTCATGGGGGCCACTAAGACAAAGTGGATGTGGGAGAAATGTGAGGAGGAGGGTTCCATGTATCAATATTAGATCTACCACGCCcatcaatgtaacaccccgatctGACGACTAACATCACGGTAAAAACACGAGTCTTTttagtgcgctttgtcctcactcgcgcacttcccgggaaaacttcccaggaggtcacccatcataatattgctccaaggcaaggacacttaaccttggagtttttatgagttgagcTCTCGAAAAGAAGATAAATCTTGTTggtatgagtagtaccaataaaatcttttatgccctcctcaacagtatagtctcatacctatacagTCTTGGAATACATCTTGTTCCGGTGCGAGACcaattcattcatgtgccccttcgCCTAGAAGCCTACCAGGAGTCGCTCTTTGtctgtgcctcactgcaccggcggtCACTCCCcgcctcgtcggccccgggtgtTACAttcccaccagcttccgcttggttcgtcctcgaaccacaccgtactgggataggttggctctgataccatttgtaacatctcgatctgacgactggtctcacggtaacaacacgagtcttttcagtccgctttgtcctcactcgcgcacttcccgggaaaacttccatgaggtcacccatcataatattgctccaaggcaaacacacttaaccttggagtttttatgagttgggctcccgaaaagaagatgcatcttgttgttatgagtagtaccaatcaaatattttatgtcatcctcaactgtatagtcccatacctatacagtctcggaatacctcttgttcaggTGCGAGACCGGTCcattcatgtgccccttcgcctagaagcctgccaggagtcgctccttgtccgtgcctcactgcaccgacgATCAATCCCCGCCTTCGTTGACCCTGGGTGTTAAAATCAACACCTATAAAAGATGAAGAGAATGAAGGTAGAGGCTGCCACGAGAGCCACTGATAGCGATTCTACCGACAAGTGTATCGGGTCATATTAAGTGTAATAATTGAGTAAGAGTATCGTCACAAATTAGTTACCATTTGAAAATGCTCCTAAGAATCCCAACGATGATAACATGATgaattagagagagagagagagtgtgtgtgtTCAATCTCACACTTTTCCCTTCGAGTAATGACCACACTAAAGATCCTAACCTTCCTCTCTCACCATCTGCATTATCTTCTACAAAGGAAAGCTAGTTCTGTTGGAACCTCTCAACCATTCCGAACCAAACTCCAAGCATTAGTTCACAACCTCATTGTTGAAATCTGCCACTAGGTTCAGGGTTTTCAGGCTCATGCATGGGATCTCTTCAATTGTTCGATCGAatgagtttttctttttcattttcattttcaaacttatttcGCTCTCTCCCCCTCTATTCGGGTTTTGCATGGAAGAGGCTTTTAGGAAATTTAGGAGGTGGTttagtgaggaggaggaggtgaaTAATGGAGCTTCAGCTATGTTGAACGGCGGCGAATGGCAGAGCTTGGCGACGTTGATGTGGGAaggttagaacttagaagggAAAATGTGGGGCATCAAAGATTTGGGTTTGGAGTAATTAGAGAATTTTGTTTGTGGTAAATTATTAAATAGGCCTTAGTTTACCGGTGGACTTATAAAAAAGACGTCCATTCTAATCTCAGCCTCAATATGTTAATATCAAATCCTATTGAGATTagtgtttttcttttgaaagtGAGATTAGTGTTATTAAGCTTGGACTACTCATCGACTCAATTAGAGTATTAGGTCAATAGATTATTTATCGAACAAATAAGCCACTAATTAAACCGTAAATATactaaattattattaaatatcaGTATACACattaaagaaaattttaaaaaaagtaagtTAACATGTTACAACTTTTTCTCTgactaaaaaaacaaataattttactTTAAAATAACACACGATTCTGGATATAATTGTAACGTGCatttcaggtttttttttttcaatttaaaaaaccaCAATCTCTCCATCAAGTCTATGGTGCATGAGTCTTTATGTATTGTACTTGTGCGGTTTGTAAGATGATATTTTCACcattaatataatattaaaatactaAATTGTTGACACTGAATGAAATTACTAAACTATAATCTCTAACCCTAGTTCATTTTCTCTCATCGATACACTAATTTAAAGATAAACCTGTCAATTTTCAGTAATACATTACACTCGCACCATCTACAAGCTAAGGCAATGTAGCCATCAGCtacaatatataaaataatgagttacgatttatttatatatgtcttttattttcagttcattttctatttatatCTAATTTACTTACAttttttatattctttttttcATATCTCTCTTGTTCACCGCATTATCACTTTTTAAGGAGTTAAATCAAACTTTATATGGGAAAATAACCACTAGTGCACTACATCTTAGACAAAAACAATTGGCCCCGTGGTAAGTCACTTGGTGGAAGTGCTTCTTACATAGTGGAGTTGGGCTCAAATCCATGTTAGCACCACTTGTGCTTTTTAAATCGTGGTAGCTAGTAGAAGCGCTACTTGCCTACTTGCAGTTCCTCACTTCCTCACAAGTGACATATAGTGAAATAGCTAAATTTTGAAGACTACAGAAAGGGACCAAACTTTCATTTTATTTGCAACTCTTGCTGAATTAGAAGCAACCAAAATCTAGAAGCAGTCGACATTATCCAAAATTTTAAATTGTCAAACCGTAGCCTAATATGTTGACTTTGAAATGTATAGCCTAACTTTCTAATAATAATGGTCAATGGAATATGTCAGCTTTATAAACTTGTCTCTTCAAAGACCAATCAAGGCAACAATGATTATTCTCTCTATAAATactctcattctcactctccACAATATCCCACACCAACACCATCAAAAAAATCACATTCCCTTCATCAATCACCATCAAAAATGGCTTCTTCAAAGCCCTTCACAGTTGTTCTCTTAGCTCTCTTTCTCCAAACATGTTTTGCAACTGACCCACTCTTCCATTTCTGTTCAAACTCGGGTGAGAATTTCACGACCCAAAGCCCATATGAATCAAACCTGAAAACCCTCATAAACTCCCTCATATACAAAACCCCTTCAACAGGCTTCGGCGTCGCGTCAGCGGGCCAGCCCCAAGCCCAACAGCAAGTCAACGGGCTGGCCCTCTGCCGCGGTGACGCCTCGGCCTCCGAATGCAAAACCTGCGTCTCAGAGTCCGCCACAGAAATCCGCAACCGCTGTCCTTACAACAAAGGTGCAATCATATGGTACGATAATTGCTTGTTCAAATACTCAGACACTGATTTCTTCGGGAAAATCGACACTGCAAACAGGTTCTACATGTGGAACTTGAAGAATGTCAGTGACCCTGAAACGTTTAACTACAAGACTAAAGGGTTGTTGAGCGAGCTTGCAGGTAAGGCTTCTTCGAATCCGAAGTTGTATGCGACTGGGGAAATGGAGCTTGAGAAATCGGTGAAACTTTATGGGTTGACTCAGTGTACTAGAGATTTGTCTAGTGGTGATTGTAAGAAGTGTCTTGATGATGCCATTAACGAGCTTCCGAATTGTTGTGATGGGAAAGAAGGTGGGAGAGTTGTGGGTGGAAGCTGCAACTTTAGATATGAGATATACCCATTTGTCAATGAATGAATACTCCAATGTAGTGGGTTGTGTTTGATAGGTTGATAGTTGACCCTCTTGACCAATAAAGATCAACCTTATATATAGTATTCATATGCATGAATAAAAACTATGtgatttttgaaaagaaaaaatacgtTTTAGGATGAAATAAGGGCCATGTTTAGACTTTAGATATCTCTTGGCACGACCCTTCATTGTAGATTGTCTaggttttgtgaaaattttcTTGGCCCATTTGTACTTGATCAAGAGACTTTAATCCCGAAAGAATGAGTAAGACTTGAGTAGAAGAATGAATTTAAGTGAGTTAAAAGTTTCACAtttgttagaacttagaagtgaATTAATCCGAGATAATATAAGAAAATATACTCATGTGGTGTCAGATTCAATTTGTGTGGATTGTTGTTGCTTGTTGGTACTTGGTACATGTGTCTTTTTTCATGTTTAATTTACAGTCTTTCTGTCTTTCCAACTAGATTTGTGCTGAAAGGATGAGCACACATAATTGGAGcaacaaaatcaattatgatataatcactcttatatttctCACTTATTTAAAGGTAATATACAATCGTAAGAATAATCCAagctaaaaaataaagaaatagtaaaaaaaattacagaagGAGATTTAGTGAGACCGTACCACCTCCGTTCGACATATGTATTTAGTGAATTTTTTTACCATCGTTGACTGTAAAATGTAGAAGAAGAAAAGAGTTTAGCAGGAGATTTTGATCTCCACCAATAAAACACGTAAATTTATAGTAGTTACTATAGGggtttggatcctctcatgtgtaaaaaaatttgagagtgtcaagtttcatcatctcaccattaattttattttattttatttttcatttattatctacacaaaagttaatggtgagatggtaaaacttgacactctcaagtttCAAAGCTACCAGGatctttttttaatattttataaatgtgGAACGTCGCTCCTCTCTGTATGTATTAACAAAACCTTCCCCGCTTGCAAGGAGCGTAATATATTTTCACAAGAATTATTATTCAAGgaaccaaaaataaataaatagcaagaaaagcACAGTAAATCTTTAATGTCAAATATCCTTTAGTATGAGATAAACAATCACGGGATGtagttcaattttatttttagtattATACGTAATGAGTACTATGCTTTTCAGTATGATAATAATGTAGTACAATTTTTTTAGATATTTTCATGAATAATATAAGCTGCTTTGTATTttattacattaataaaaaaactttttaattattttgctCCCTTATTTATTCAGcacttttaaaaataattattatatatgtTTAAAAGCATAGACTTAGGAAAATGgtcttttaaattaaaaaaaaaaaattgaaacaaacaCGCAcaaaaggaagaggaagaagaagaaaatgagaagaagaGGTGTGGCAGTGGTTTTAGCGCATATTGTGGTCAGTTATCGCTTAGTGCGAAAACTCATGGTAAGGAGATTACTAATTTTTGTCGGCGGTGGTGGATGCCTGGGTAAAAAAAAAGGCAAGGTGCCAGAGAAAATCAGGGTGTTTATATGGATGGTGATGAATCAAGCTATCCAGGTTAATAGAAACAGATTCAGATGCAATTTGGCTCCCTCTGCATCATGTGCTCGCTGTCATCGTGATATGGAGGATGAACTCCATTGTCTTTGTGATTGTCAATTTTCGATGGCTCTTTGGCAGCGTTTGGGTGAGATAAATTGGCCCAATTTCCAGAATCCAGACATCACAGTGTGGGTGAAATCTCTGGCGCTTAGTAGTAATGCAATTCGTTTCTTGGCGGGAGTGTGGAATTGTTGGAAGTGGCGGAACAATTGGCTTTTGGATCCAAATAAACGTACAGTAGAGCAAGCTTGGAGAATGCTCTGTCACGACCATAACGATTTTCTTCGTTATCATAACGCACGGACCTGGTGTCGAACTCAAGCTTCACGGTCCGAGGCTGGACAAAACCTACTGAGGGAGCCGTGAAGTGTAATTCAGATGGGAGCTTTCGGGAGGAAGCGAATGTCATGGGAGCTGGAGGGGTCATCCGCGATCACCATGGGAATTGGCTGGGAGGTTTTTTCTCTTCTATGGCAGTAGGGAGCACGTTCTTATCGGAGGTCATAGCTCTTCGCGATGTGCTGAAGCTAGTATGGGAGCAAGGGCATAGGAAAGTGTACTGTGAAACAGATTGTGCTGACTTGATCTTGATATTGGAGTCTGAGGAAGATATGCAGTTCCATGAAGCCTATGATATTTTTAGAGAAATCAAGACTCTGCTGGCTAGGAATTGGTCAGCTTCCATTAGTCTCATCCTGAGAGAAAACAATGAAGTTGCAGACTGTCTAGCAAGAAAAGGCTCTTATGTAGTCTCATATGGGTTTCGGGTGGTGGAAAGAGTAGATGCTAAATTGGAGTTCCTTATGTTAAAGGGGAAAATGAATCATCGTCCGCGTAGCTTCTTTCGCCCTCAAAGATCTCCGGCAACGGCGGTGTGCGACACGAAGGTGAAGAGCTAGGGTTCTGTGTGGTTGCTATTCTGAGTATTCTGGTTCCAGAGGAAAAAAGAAAGTGGATATGCGTGTTTGATTTGTCTGATGTCTCCTGGGCTGAACCTCATCCTTCttgagttttgttttttgtCCGAGCCcagttttataaaaaaaaagccaaaaaaatcattttttcactgaactgCCAGAAACCGCTAACCGGCCGATTTTTCCGGTTCACCCGGTTCATTTTCGGTTTTTGTGTACCACAGTTTTATAGTTAAATTGGACCGGCTTAGGGTCCGGTTTttcggtcgaaccggccggtccgatcCGGTTTTAATAACCATGGTTGATATAGAATTTGTGCTGTGGTCATAATAAAAATGCACCTGATATTTCTTTTAACTCGAAGTGTTAGACCATctccaatggtttcaacattcaacaccctcaacacttcactttttctcttcccaacactccacatcaccttctctctccagttcaacacttcattcaacttttacccactccaatggtttttcattcaacaccctaccccctaccccaccactttttttatttattattttgatttaattttatatttttctttttatgatttcataaaattaaaattttcgataaaaattaaattaaataaactattatcgatttaatttaatttaatgtttttattattattttaaattaaattaaattaacgtaattttttttaacgtaaattaaattaaaacacttaacaatttaatatttttttaaaaaaatatacacaataatttattttattttattaacttcaaatggaagaaaggaaactaagcacacaataatatattttatttgcttaacttaaaatgcaagacaacaaactaagcacacaataatttatttaattttcttaacttaaaatgcaagacaacaaactaaacacacaacacacaaataacgtaattagtacgatacaaagcatatttaatcatgatacattccaaactttgtccagatgtgcttcactagatctgcttgcagttcgtgatgGACTTTTGGATCAcggaactcggatctagcacgcacatgatccgcaaaagcgggtaacacctcggtcgagcacttccctcagcttgctcaaaatcggtccagcgTTGGgcatatgaatctcgttcatcctcaacaatcatattatgtaatatgatgcatgacctcatgatgatacccaaatcagttatgtcccacaagcgagctggttcacggatgattttaaaacgagcttgaagcactccaaatgcacgttcgatgtccttccgacatccctcctgatgttttgcaaagcacttatcgggttcactttgaggaagtctaatagatttgacgaaagtttgataagaagggtagataccatcagctagatagtatgccatattatagggacgttgattcacgATGAAATTCACACTTGGAGCGTTTCCCTGttccaattcatcaaacactggtgaccggtctagaacgtttatatcgttcaacgttcccggacatccaaaaaaggcatgccagatccaaagatcaggagatgcaactgcttcaagaataactgtggtggttcccttatcccctctagcaaattgaccttcccatgctttaggacaatttttccactcccagtgcatgcagtcaatactcccgatcatgcctgggaacccccgcatttcactaacctgtagtattctttgcaggtcctcttgggttggtgctctcatgtactcttgctcatacaatcgtatgattcctttacagaatctacgtaaacactccaatgtTGTAGTCTctcctattttgatgtactcatcgactgcatctgctgccacaccatatgctaacattcgcattgctatggtgcattttgctaagggcgatataccttctttcttcgctgcatcaactcgctgggtgaagtagttatcactacttgaaaggtccgcaacgattcgaaggaaaacatgtttttgcATCCCGGTACCGGCGACGGAATATTCCATCGtcgtatgtaggctcattggcaaagtagtcgtcaaTTAGCCTTCGGTTTGCCCCTGCATGATCTCTACTGAGATGTTTTCTACCACGAGGT
This portion of the Lotus japonicus ecotype B-129 chromosome 3, LjGifu_v1.2 genome encodes:
- the LOC130749703 gene encoding LOW QUALITY PROTEIN: cysteine-rich repeat secretory protein 38-like (The sequence of the model RefSeq protein was modified relative to this genomic sequence to represent the inferred CDS: deleted 1 base in 1 codon), which gives rise to MASSKPFTVVLLALFLQTCFATDPLFHFCSNSGENFTTQSPYESNLKTLINSLIYKTPSTGFGVASAGQPQAQQQVNGLALCRGDASASECKTCVSESATEIRNRCPYNKGAIIWYDNCLFKYSDTDFFGKIDTANRFYMWNLKNVSDPETFNYKTKGLLSELAGKASSNPKLYATGEMELEKSVKLYGLTQCTRDLSSGDCKKCLDDAINELPNCCDGKEGGRVVGEAATLDMRYTHLSMNEYSNVVGCV